In Paenibacillus sp. FSL M7-0420, a single genomic region encodes these proteins:
- a CDS encoding MFS transporter, producing MSTYFLIIIYLAFISLGLPDSLLGSAWPVIWPEMGSSLGSAGIISMIIAGGTIVSSLFSNIIVKRLGTGRITLVSCLVTAASLFGFSVSPSVLWFIVMAVPLGLGAGAVDAALNHYVAEHYKAHHMSWLHCFWGVGATLGPMIMAVNLVHAQSWRGGYAVVAIIQFGFALILLVTLPLWNKVAATREPQLPAALSGKLPDEAAVNLKPQANTIRLRGVKPTLVTFLLYCGIEAMVGLWGASYLVGARGVAPDTAAAWISVYYAGITVGRLITGFITLKVHNRLLIRYGQLVTIAGGAVLVLPFDPALSLAGLILIGLGLAPIYPGLLHETPARFGKENSARLIGYQMAVAYTGTTLIPPLFGLLSVRTSIAVFPFAVLALLIFMFCSAERVNRLLGQSILGRE from the coding sequence TTGTCTACGTATTTTTTGATTATTATTTATCTGGCTTTTATTAGTCTGGGACTTCCCGATTCTTTACTTGGCTCTGCGTGGCCTGTGATCTGGCCAGAGATGGGTTCATCGCTTGGATCGGCGGGAATCATCTCGATGATTATTGCCGGAGGGACCATCGTGTCCAGTCTGTTCAGTAATATAATAGTCAAGCGCTTGGGGACAGGACGAATAACTCTTGTCAGTTGCCTCGTAACCGCCGCTTCATTGTTCGGATTCTCCGTGTCGCCATCCGTGTTGTGGTTTATAGTAATGGCCGTTCCGCTAGGCCTTGGGGCAGGAGCAGTGGACGCGGCACTGAATCATTATGTGGCCGAACATTACAAGGCTCATCATATGAGCTGGCTGCACTGCTTCTGGGGCGTAGGCGCGACACTGGGACCCATGATTATGGCAGTCAATCTCGTACACGCCCAGTCCTGGAGAGGGGGATATGCGGTTGTGGCCATCATTCAGTTCGGGTTCGCGTTGATTCTGTTAGTGACGCTTCCGTTATGGAACAAGGTTGCTGCCACGCGGGAGCCTCAGCTTCCTGCAGCGCTTAGCGGCAAGCTTCCAGATGAAGCAGCTGTGAACCTTAAGCCGCAGGCGAACACCATCCGCTTGCGGGGCGTTAAGCCTACCCTGGTGACGTTCTTGTTGTACTGCGGAATAGAAGCAATGGTTGGACTGTGGGGCGCCAGTTATCTGGTAGGCGCAAGGGGAGTGGCGCCAGATACAGCAGCGGCTTGGATCTCCGTATACTACGCGGGCATTACAGTTGGCAGGCTGATTACCGGCTTCATCACGTTAAAAGTCCATAACCGCCTTCTTATCCGTTACGGTCAATTGGTGACCATCGCAGGCGGGGCTGTTCTTGTATTGCCGTTCGATCCGGCCCTCTCACTTGCAGGACTGATATTGATTGGTCTGGGCCTCGCACCGATTTATCCGGGTCTCCTGCATGAGACGCCGGCCCGGTTCGGCAAGGAGAATTCAGCCCGCTTAATCGGGTATCAGATGGCGGTAGCCTACACGGGAACAACGTTAATTCCGCCGTTATTCGGGCTTTTATCCGTGCGCACCAGCATTGCCGTATTCCCCTTTGCTGTACTTGCGCTACTGATCTTCATGTTCTGCAGTGCAGAGCGGGTGAACCGGCTGCTGGGCCAATCCATTTTAGGGAGGGAATAA
- a CDS encoding S1C family serine protease produces the protein MDDNKNNFNRENNYNRDHEPGPDREWDNNHNDTDNSTNSSAEGGSYYYSYGPFKSMNNDEMNGNDPQHYNRREPERVEVTPPQPVKSLPYNTSLRTTGNDGNGGRGGNPPEGGNGWQYNRKPKKPVKAVLVSFLAGMVVLSGSMFMADRGNWFTGGQEAATVATNPAGKTASGNANITPSTSAAALVTGSGDVSGVVEGVGPAVVKIETLVKSNNSRNRSSSPNMSDPFSQFFFGDQFGGGGSDSNNSESQQGSNNSSPQLTPYGIGTGFIYDSNGYILTNQHVVDGADVIQVTVDGTSKTYEAKLLGSSKDLDLAVLKIEGSDFPSVALGDSDSIKVGSEVVAIGNPQGFDHTVTTGVLSARGRSIDINEEDGSGVKTYKNLLQTDASINPGNSGGPLLNMNGQVIGMNVAVSRDAQGIGFAIPVNTIKGVVDKLEANQEIPKEPVPFIGATLMTITDEVAKQMGTTIKEGSVVAEIVFKSPAYTADLRPYDIITGIDGKSYATSQDLITYIQTLKVGDKATLNVVRDGKKLDLPVTIGNKNDFETTQTQKQ, from the coding sequence ATGGACGATAACAAAAACAACTTCAATCGTGAGAACAACTACAATCGTGATCATGAACCGGGACCGGATCGTGAATGGGACAATAATCATAATGATACTGATAACAGCACTAATTCATCCGCAGAAGGCGGCTCCTACTACTATTCTTACGGACCTTTCAAATCGATGAACAATGATGAGATGAACGGCAATGACCCGCAGCATTATAACCGCCGCGAACCCGAACGGGTAGAGGTTACGCCGCCACAGCCGGTGAAGTCCTTACCGTATAACACATCGCTCCGCACTACCGGCAATGACGGGAACGGCGGACGCGGCGGCAATCCTCCAGAGGGGGGCAACGGCTGGCAGTATAACCGTAAGCCGAAGAAGCCGGTGAAAGCGGTACTGGTATCTTTTCTCGCCGGAATGGTGGTCTTATCAGGCTCCATGTTCATGGCAGACCGGGGGAACTGGTTCACCGGAGGCCAGGAGGCAGCCACGGTTGCAACGAATCCGGCAGGGAAGACGGCTAGCGGCAATGCCAACATTACACCTTCCACTTCTGCAGCGGCGCTGGTTACCGGCTCAGGAGATGTATCCGGCGTAGTTGAAGGGGTAGGGCCGGCAGTTGTCAAAATTGAGACACTGGTGAAATCAAATAACTCGCGGAATAGAAGCAGCAGCCCGAATATGAGTGATCCGTTCTCTCAGTTCTTCTTCGGGGATCAATTCGGCGGAGGAGGTTCCGACTCGAATAATTCGGAATCCCAGCAGGGCTCGAATAATTCTTCTCCGCAGCTTACACCTTACGGTATTGGTACAGGCTTCATCTATGATTCGAACGGTTATATACTGACCAACCAGCACGTGGTAGATGGTGCCGATGTCATTCAGGTTACCGTAGACGGCACCTCCAAGACTTATGAAGCGAAGCTGCTGGGCTCCAGCAAGGATCTGGATCTCGCCGTACTGAAGATTGAAGGCTCGGACTTCCCGTCTGTGGCGCTTGGCGATTCCGACAGCATCAAGGTCGGCTCAGAGGTCGTGGCGATCGGGAACCCGCAGGGCTTCGACCATACGGTGACAACCGGAGTGCTTAGCGCCAGAGGCCGCAGCATCGATATCAACGAAGAAGACGGCAGTGGCGTGAAGACCTACAAAAATCTGCTGCAGACTGACGCCTCCATTAACCCGGGGAACTCCGGCGGACCGCTGCTCAACATGAACGGCCAGGTCATTGGTATGAACGTTGCAGTAAGCAGAGACGCTCAGGGTATCGGCTTTGCCATTCCGGTAAATACCATAAAAGGCGTAGTAGATAAGCTTGAAGCCAATCAGGAAATTCCGAAGGAACCGGTACCATTCATTGGGGCTACTCTGATGACAATTACCGATGAAGTTGCCAAGCAAATGGGAACCACGATTAAAGAAGGCTCTGTAGTAGCTGAAATTGTCTTTAAATCTCCTGCTTATACAGCGGATCTGCGTCCTTACGATATCATTACAGGAATTGACGGAAAGAGCTACGCTACCAGCCAGGATCTGATCACTTACATCCAGACGCTTAAGGTAGGCGATAAGGCGACTCTGAATGTGGTCCGTGACGGTAAGAAGCTGGATCTGCCGGTAACGATCGGCAACAAGAATGATTTCGAGACCACGCAGACTCAGAAGCAATAA
- a CDS encoding response regulator transcription factor, with the protein MRPNILIIDDDEKITSMLRRGLAFEGYDVKTASNGADGLRAVLNSDPDVVILDVMMPQVDGFEVCRRLREGGSSVPVLMLTAKDEIEHRVKGLDLGADDYLVKPFALEELLARVRALLRRKSEQGGSPDQAVTYEDITLDVDSREVTRAGRRLELTAKEFELLHLFMQNPKRVLSRDLIMDKIWGYDYSGESNVLEVYIAMLRQKTEEHGGKRLIQTIRGAGYILRGD; encoded by the coding sequence ATGCGACCGAATATACTGATAATTGATGATGATGAGAAAATAACCTCTATGCTCCGCCGGGGGCTGGCTTTTGAGGGCTATGATGTCAAGACGGCGTCCAACGGGGCTGACGGGTTGCGTGCCGTTCTGAACAGTGATCCTGATGTGGTCATTCTGGACGTTATGATGCCTCAGGTGGACGGGTTCGAGGTCTGCCGCCGTCTGCGGGAAGGCGGTAGCAGCGTTCCTGTGCTGATGCTGACGGCCAAGGATGAAATCGAGCACCGGGTGAAGGGGCTGGACCTCGGCGCGGATGACTATCTGGTGAAGCCGTTTGCCCTGGAGGAGCTGCTGGCCAGAGTCCGGGCGCTGCTCCGGCGCAAAAGCGAGCAGGGCGGAAGCCCGGATCAGGCGGTCACCTATGAGGATATTACGCTGGATGTGGATTCCCGGGAAGTGACCCGCGCCGGACGGCGTCTGGAGCTGACGGCGAAGGAATTCGAGCTGCTGCATCTGTTCATGCAGAATCCGAAGCGGGTGCTCTCCCGCGATCTCATCATGGATAAGATCTGGGGCTACGATTACAGCGGGGAATCGAATGTCCTGGAGGTATATATTGCCATGCTGCGCCAGAAGACGGAGGAGCATGGCGGCAAACGACTGATTCAGACGATCCGGGGAGCCGGTTACATCCTAAGAGGTGACTAA
- a CDS encoding sensor histidine kinase, with the protein MSIRLRLTAWYSGILAVMLLVLSGVIYAFVYINTYGDLKSRLLSQSHQVELKQGLTSDGTLQPILGGPAGQSLFAQMYIYDLDRLIPSPNMTEISLKFKVPAKEDLPGQEGFLQASYGGNPFLIYQKGFDINLNNSSFPAVLQVAVYTGEQVTLLNRLKNILLAGSFATLLAAFTFGLFLARKAMSPIGKVIEAANGIQTGTDLSSRIVYDGPQDEIGRLIETVNSMLGRMEGFYTGLEEAYATQRRFVSDASHELRTPLTTIRGNIDLLQKVWEMKPDDSRMSEADIRQLSLESVKDIADEAARMSRLVADMLSLARADTGRTFEIEPVALEPMMTEVARRASFLTREAEWSVGEMGHLNGKYILGNKDYLQQMMFIFIDNAFKYTPAGEVALDALLYQNQVGIRIADTGIGMDKDEVPHIFDRFYRADESRGITEGIGLGLSIAKWIIEEHGGSVEVVTRQGEGTTFVIWLPLLFAPPLE; encoded by the coding sequence ATGTCCATACGACTGCGGCTGACTGCCTGGTACTCGGGGATTCTTGCCGTTATGCTGCTGGTCTTGTCCGGCGTGATCTACGCGTTTGTCTATATTAATACGTACGGCGATTTGAAAAGCCGGCTCCTGAGCCAGTCTCATCAGGTTGAACTGAAACAGGGATTGACCTCTGACGGTACGCTGCAGCCGATTTTAGGCGGACCTGCGGGCCAAAGCCTGTTCGCCCAGATGTACATCTATGATCTGGACAGACTGATCCCCAGTCCGAACATGACCGAGATCAGCTTGAAGTTCAAGGTTCCCGCCAAGGAGGATCTCCCCGGACAGGAGGGATTCCTGCAAGCCAGCTATGGCGGCAATCCTTTTCTGATTTATCAGAAGGGCTTTGACATTAATCTTAATAACAGCAGTTTCCCTGCTGTCCTTCAGGTTGCTGTGTATACGGGTGAGCAGGTCACCCTGCTGAACCGGCTGAAGAATATTCTGCTGGCCGGCTCCTTCGCTACATTGCTCGCAGCCTTCACCTTCGGCCTCTTCCTGGCCCGTAAGGCGATGAGTCCGATTGGCAAGGTCATTGAAGCTGCGAACGGGATACAGACGGGAACTGACCTCAGCTCGCGGATCGTATATGACGGTCCGCAGGATGAGATCGGGCGGCTGATTGAGACGGTGAACAGTATGCTTGGGCGGATGGAAGGCTTCTATACGGGGCTGGAGGAGGCCTACGCCACGCAGCGCCGCTTTGTCTCGGATGCTTCGCATGAGCTGCGGACACCGCTTACAACCATCCGCGGGAATATCGATCTGCTGCAAAAGGTCTGGGAGATGAAGCCGGATGACAGCCGGATGTCCGAGGCGGATATCCGCCAGCTCTCGCTTGAATCGGTGAAGGATATCGCTGATGAAGCGGCACGCATGAGCCGTCTGGTAGCGGATATGCTCTCCCTGGCCCGGGCGGATACCGGCCGGACCTTCGAGATCGAGCCGGTGGCGCTGGAGCCGATGATGACTGAGGTAGCCCGCCGGGCGTCCTTCCTGACGCGCGAAGCGGAGTGGTCTGTCGGTGAGATGGGCCATCTGAACGGTAAGTATATCCTGGGCAATAAGGATTATCTGCAGCAGATGATGTTCATTTTCATTGACAATGCTTTCAAATACACCCCGGCCGGTGAGGTAGCGCTGGATGCCTTGCTGTATCAGAATCAGGTGGGAATCCGCATTGCCGATACGGGAATCGGGATGGACAAAGATGAGGTGCCGCATATCTTCGACCGCTTCTACCGCGCAGATGAATCCAGAGGAATTACGGAAGGCATCGGGCTCGGACTGTCCATTGCCAAATGGATTATTGAGGAGCACGGAGGCTCTGTTGAGGTGGTTACCCGTCAGGGGGAAGGGACGACCTTTGTGATCTGGCTGCCGCTTCTCTTTGCCCCGCCGCTGGAATAG
- a CDS encoding 4-hydroxy-3-methylbut-2-enyl diphosphate reductase translates to MEVIKISPRGYCYGVVDAMVMARQAAQNLDLPRPIYILGMIVHNSHVTNSFEDDGIITLDGHNRLDILDKVDKGTVIFTAHGVSPEVRKMARAKGLTTVDATCPDVTKTHDLIKEKVEEGCEIIYIGKKGHPEPEGAVGIAPEHVHLIEKEEDIAGLRIPPSRIVITNQTTMSQWDIKHIMRKLLETFPGAEVHNEICMATQVRQEAVAEQAGQCELVIVVGDPRSNNSNRLAQVSEEIAGVTAYRIADVSELNTEWLKGITKVGVTSGASTPTPITKEVINYLEQYDETKPETWEIKRTVNMAKLLPPVKNKTASTS, encoded by the coding sequence ATGGAAGTCATCAAAATCTCTCCCCGGGGTTATTGCTATGGCGTCGTCGATGCTATGGTAATGGCACGGCAGGCTGCGCAGAATCTGGACCTGCCCCGGCCGATTTATATACTGGGCATGATTGTGCATAACAGCCATGTCACGAACTCCTTCGAGGACGACGGAATTATTACGCTGGACGGGCATAACCGTCTGGATATTCTAGATAAGGTGGACAAGGGCACAGTTATTTTCACTGCGCACGGCGTATCTCCCGAGGTACGCAAGATGGCACGGGCCAAAGGGCTGACTACGGTGGATGCCACCTGTCCGGATGTAACGAAGACGCATGACCTCATCAAGGAGAAGGTTGAAGAGGGCTGTGAGATTATTTATATCGGCAAGAAAGGCCATCCCGAGCCGGAGGGTGCGGTGGGCATTGCTCCTGAGCATGTCCATCTGATTGAGAAGGAGGAGGACATTGCCGGCCTGAGAATTCCTCCTTCACGTATTGTCATTACGAACCAGACTACTATGAGCCAGTGGGATATCAAGCATATTATGCGCAAGCTGCTGGAGACCTTCCCCGGAGCCGAGGTCCATAATGAGATTTGTATGGCGACACAGGTCCGCCAGGAGGCTGTGGCTGAGCAGGCGGGCCAGTGTGAGCTGGTGATTGTGGTCGGTGATCCGCGCAGCAATAACTCCAACCGCTTGGCGCAGGTATCAGAGGAGATCGCGGGAGTTACGGCTTACCGGATCGCTGACGTCTCCGAGTTGAATACGGAGTGGCTGAAGGGAATTACCAAGGTAGGCGTGACTTCCGGCGCTTCTACGCCGACGCCGATCACCAAGGAAGTTATTAATTATCTGGAGCAGTATGACGAAACGAAGCCGGAGACCTGGGAGATCAAGCGCACGGTCAATATGGCGAAGCTTCTGCCTCCGGTGAAGAATAAGACGGCCAGCACCAGCTGA
- the aroF gene encoding 3-deoxy-7-phosphoheptulonate synthase, translating to MIVITSNQTPQEQVNEIIAVIEKEGLQVHLSVGADHTVIGLVGGVTPKLAEHLRQMKGVENVVKITKSYKLASRDFHPEDTVIDIRGVKIGGENMVIMGGPCAVESPEQIDEIARLVKASGGQVLRGGAFKPRTGPYSFQGVGVEGLTMMAEAGKRHGLLTITEVMTPEYVDICAEHADILQVGTRNMQNFDLLRKLGTCGRPVLLKRGFSATYDELLNAAEYILAGGNRDVMLCERGIRTFETYTRNTLDLSAIPVLQNLSHLPVISDPSHGTGRRELVAPMAKASVAAGANGLIIEMHTDPDNSMTGDGVQSLFPEQFDSLLRDLEKLAPLVGRKFSPSLEAAPVV from the coding sequence ATGATCGTTATTACATCCAACCAAACACCTCAGGAACAGGTGAATGAGATTATTGCCGTGATTGAGAAGGAAGGCTTGCAGGTCCATCTCTCTGTAGGCGCTGACCATACCGTAATCGGACTGGTCGGGGGCGTCACTCCGAAGCTTGCCGAGCATCTTCGTCAGATGAAGGGCGTGGAGAATGTAGTTAAGATTACCAAATCCTATAAGCTGGCGAGCCGCGACTTCCATCCAGAAGATACGGTTATCGATATCCGCGGAGTAAAGATCGGCGGAGAGAATATGGTCATTATGGGCGGTCCGTGTGCCGTGGAATCTCCCGAGCAGATCGATGAGATTGCCCGGCTGGTTAAGGCTTCCGGCGGCCAGGTACTGCGCGGAGGTGCCTTCAAGCCGCGTACCGGACCTTACAGCTTCCAAGGGGTTGGCGTGGAAGGGCTGACAATGATGGCTGAAGCCGGCAAACGTCACGGCCTGCTGACTATTACTGAGGTCATGACGCCGGAATACGTGGATATCTGTGCCGAGCATGCGGATATTCTGCAGGTAGGTACACGCAACATGCAGAACTTTGACCTGCTGCGCAAGCTGGGGACCTGCGGCCGTCCTGTACTGCTGAAGCGCGGGTTCAGTGCGACCTATGATGAGCTGCTGAATGCGGCAGAATACATTCTCGCCGGGGGCAACCGGGATGTCATGCTGTGCGAGCGCGGCATCCGTACCTTCGAGACTTACACGCGCAACACGCTGGATCTGTCGGCCATTCCTGTGCTGCAGAATCTCAGCCATCTGCCTGTGATCTCTGACCCGAGCCACGGTACCGGACGCCGTGAACTGGTAGCCCCTATGGCCAAGGCCTCGGTTGCTGCAGGCGCTAACGGTCTGATCATCGAGATGCATACCGACCCCGATAACTCCATGACTGGTGACGGCGTTCAGTCCCTGTTCCCTGAGCAATTCGACAGCCTGCTGCGGGATCTGGAGAAGCTGGCACCGCTGGTGGGCCGCAAGTTCTCTCCGTCTCTGGAGGCTGCGCCTGTAGTATGA
- the glnA gene encoding type I glutamate--ammonia ligase: protein MSVEKVLQTIKENNIEWVDFRFVDLGGRAHHISLPASAVEEETFVNGVAFDGSSITGFRGIEESDMVMMPDPSTTYIDPFTAHPTLNIMCDIFTPDGERYERDPRGIAVKAEEFLQSSGVGTAAFFAPESEFFIFDDVRYESGMNTSSFYVDSEEAAWNTGRKEEGGNMAFKVGVKGGYVPVAPVDSQQDIRSEMCRLLGEAGLEIERHHHEVATAGQAEINFRFDTLKKTADNLLTYKYIVQNTARQYGKVATFMPKPLFGDNGSGMHVHQSIFNGDAPLFYEKGAYANLSEMALHYIGGILYHAPALIALTNPSTNSFKRLVPGYEAPVNLVYSKGNRSAAVRIPVAAVTPKGCRIEFRTPDSTANPYLAFSAMLMAGLDGIKKKINPEEMGYGPLDKNIYELSDADKEKIRSVPGTLDEALDALEADFEFLTEGGVFTKDFIDNYIALKRSEAQAVAIRVHPHEYSLYFDV, encoded by the coding sequence ATGTCGGTTGAAAAAGTATTGCAGACGATCAAGGAAAACAATATCGAGTGGGTGGATTTCCGGTTTGTAGATTTGGGTGGACGTGCTCACCATATCTCTTTGCCAGCATCCGCAGTTGAAGAAGAAACATTTGTAAATGGAGTAGCATTCGATGGTTCTTCCATTACAGGCTTCCGGGGGATTGAAGAGTCGGATATGGTAATGATGCCTGATCCAAGCACCACTTACATTGACCCGTTCACTGCTCACCCGACACTGAACATTATGTGCGACATTTTCACACCTGATGGCGAACGTTATGAGCGCGACCCGCGCGGGATCGCAGTGAAGGCTGAAGAATTCCTGCAATCCAGCGGTGTAGGTACAGCAGCATTCTTCGCACCTGAATCCGAGTTCTTCATCTTCGACGATGTACGTTACGAGAGCGGAATGAATACTTCCTCCTTCTATGTGGATTCCGAAGAAGCAGCATGGAACACAGGCCGCAAGGAAGAAGGCGGCAACATGGCATTCAAGGTTGGCGTGAAGGGCGGATACGTGCCTGTAGCTCCAGTGGATTCCCAGCAGGATATCCGCAGTGAAATGTGCCGTTTGCTTGGTGAAGCCGGACTCGAAATCGAGCGTCATCACCATGAAGTAGCAACAGCAGGCCAAGCGGAAATCAACTTCCGTTTCGACACCTTGAAGAAAACAGCTGATAATCTCCTCACTTACAAATACATTGTGCAGAACACTGCACGCCAATACGGCAAGGTAGCCACCTTCATGCCAAAACCGCTGTTCGGCGATAACGGTAGCGGAATGCACGTTCACCAATCGATTTTCAACGGCGATGCCCCATTGTTCTACGAAAAAGGCGCATATGCCAACCTGAGTGAAATGGCGCTGCACTACATCGGCGGTATCCTGTATCATGCTCCTGCATTGATCGCGCTGACGAACCCAAGCACCAACTCGTTCAAACGTCTGGTTCCTGGCTATGAAGCACCGGTCAACCTGGTATATTCTAAGGGTAACCGTTCCGCTGCAGTCCGTATCCCGGTAGCTGCTGTGACACCTAAGGGCTGTCGTATTGAATTCCGTACACCGGACTCCACGGCTAACCCATACCTGGCCTTCTCCGCTATGCTGATGGCTGGTCTGGACGGAATCAAGAAGAAGATCAACCCTGAAGAGATGGGCTACGGTCCGCTGGACAAGAACATCTACGAATTGTCTGATGCAGACAAAGAGAAGATCCGCAGCGTTCCGGGTACCCTGGACGAAGCTCTGGATGCACTGGAAGCTGACTTCGAATTCCTGACAGAGGGCGGCGTATTCACTAAGGACTTCATCGATAACTATATCGCCCTGAAGCGTTCCGAAGCTCAAGCCGTTGCCATCCGCGTTCATCCGCATGAATACTCCCTGTACTTCGACGTATAA